A stretch of Lactiplantibacillus brownii DNA encodes these proteins:
- a CDS encoding helix-turn-helix domain-containing protein, with amino-acid sequence MQLQEMLRIRRQQRGLTQVQLARQLFVTTQAVSKWKTGKAVPSIDNLLALSGFYNVSLDELIQGSPFFKKPYLVGKRFSFGRAISLGLFWLAVSLLFTGFGTQPWWLFVAIMGFGIVVVLPVAVDDYWVITHDGLVLNHYATTIWAKFKQVLRHPTQTVICYDQLQTVTLHYRVRQRVSPFDINPDYFQLVLTTATMTRTLALNAQVDQYLPQLVNYLTRNGVQVNDDQAVLPVIISGQSLYEHFHTT; translated from the coding sequence GTGCAATTACAAGAAATGTTAAGAATACGTCGTCAGCAGCGAGGGCTGACTCAAGTACAGCTCGCACGCCAGTTATTTGTCACGACCCAGGCCGTTTCTAAGTGGAAAACTGGTAAGGCGGTGCCGTCGATTGACAACCTATTAGCTTTGTCGGGTTTTTACAATGTTTCGTTGGATGAATTGATTCAGGGGAGTCCGTTCTTTAAGAAGCCCTATCTGGTTGGTAAACGGTTTAGTTTTGGTCGGGCCATTAGCTTGGGCTTGTTTTGGTTAGCTGTCAGTTTGCTATTCACGGGTTTTGGTACTCAGCCATGGTGGTTATTCGTGGCGATAATGGGTTTCGGAATCGTCGTGGTTTTACCGGTTGCGGTGGACGATTATTGGGTCATCACGCATGATGGACTAGTCTTGAATCACTATGCCACGACCATATGGGCCAAATTCAAACAAGTGTTACGTCACCCGACGCAAACGGTGATCTGCTATGATCAGTTGCAAACCGTCACGCTTCATTACCGAGTGCGCCAGCGGGTCTCACCGTTTGATATTAACCCGGATTACTTTCAGTTAGTGTTAACGACTGCTACCATGACGAGGACGTTAGCGTTAAACGCACAAGTCGATCAATATTTGCCACAGTTAGTGAATTATTTAACGCGGAACGGGGTTCAAGTCAACGATGACCAGGCCGTGCTACCCGTTATTATCAGTGGTCAATCGTTATATGAACACTTTCATACGACTTAA
- a CDS encoding PRD domain-containing protein: MDFKASAQAIIAGVGGTKNVVTLIHCSTRLRFTLNDFDKANLEQLLTTIASSSPQLIEITQQIINHATEHLHLKLSDTLFISLLDHLKFALERAEKGIVITNRVYWEIKTYYAAEFATGSFAVTIMNQQLGTVFSDQEAANIAAHVINAENGTDERKDALKAGQLIGRVINIIKYQAGGALDEASPNYQRCLVHVKFLVERAIAHNLLTDSDPAMVALVQSQNQRAYQIAQKVAVYLNMKFTKPLPDEEVMLMAMQIQRILK, translated from the coding sequence ATGGATTTTAAAGCAAGTGCTCAGGCAATTATTGCTGGTGTTGGTGGTACAAAAAATGTTGTTACTTTAATTCACTGTTCAACGCGACTACGATTCACATTAAATGATTTTGATAAGGCAAATCTCGAACAGTTACTGACGACCATTGCTTCATCATCTCCACAGTTGATTGAAATTACTCAGCAGATCATCAATCATGCAACGGAACATTTACATTTGAAGCTTAGCGATACGTTGTTTATTTCACTATTAGACCATTTGAAGTTTGCACTGGAGCGCGCCGAAAAAGGAATTGTGATTACAAATCGAGTTTACTGGGAAATTAAAACTTACTATGCTGCTGAATTTGCTACTGGAAGTTTTGCCGTTACCATAATGAATCAGCAACTAGGTACGGTATTTTCTGATCAGGAAGCGGCAAATATTGCTGCACATGTAATCAATGCCGAAAATGGTACAGATGAGCGTAAAGATGCGCTAAAAGCTGGCCAACTGATTGGTCGGGTAATTAATATTATCAAGTATCAAGCTGGTGGTGCTTTGGACGAAGCGAGTCCGAATTATCAACGTTGCTTAGTTCACGTTAAGTTTTTGGTTGAACGAGCTATTGCACATAACTTGCTAACGGATAGTGACCCGGCCATGGTTGCGTTAGTCCAAAGCCAAAATCAACGTGCCTATCAAATTGCGCAAAAGGTTGCCGTTTATTTAAATATGAAATTTACTAAACCGTTACCAGATGAAGAAGTGATGTTGATGGCAATGCAAATTCAACGAATCTTGAAGTAG
- a CDS encoding alpha/beta hydrolase produces MTTKKKWILVLVGLVTVLIIGITGGSFYLYHFAFEPTPKVLTSTSKTSHTTLLKNKAWLKKVNKQTWHETSATDHLKLVADFVPATKKTTRTIVIAHGYMGNKEQMASYIRLWHRQGYNVLAPDDRGNGQSQGNYYGFGWPDRLDYVKWTKQIVRRLGSDSQIGLFGVSMGGATVMMMSGEKLPSQVKAIIEDCGYTSVTDELAYELKQLYHLPKFPLIYTASWVADWKAHFNFLEASSVNQLKKNKLPIFFIHGADDTFVPTKMVYENYRATTVKDKKLWVVPGAKHGEALNKQPDQYEEKVAVFMASHMK; encoded by the coding sequence ATGACGACCAAGAAAAAATGGATTTTGGTATTAGTGGGACTGGTCACTGTTTTAATTATTGGTATTACTGGCGGTAGTTTCTATCTGTATCATTTTGCTTTTGAACCCACGCCTAAGGTACTGACATCGACATCAAAAACAAGCCACACCACGTTGTTGAAAAATAAAGCCTGGTTGAAAAAGGTGAACAAGCAAACGTGGCATGAAACCTCGGCTACGGATCATCTGAAGTTGGTCGCGGATTTTGTCCCAGCAACCAAAAAGACGACGCGTACGATTGTGATCGCGCATGGTTATATGGGTAATAAAGAACAGATGGCGAGCTATATTCGGTTATGGCATCGTCAAGGGTATAATGTGCTGGCACCAGATGATCGCGGAAATGGTCAAAGCCAAGGAAACTATTATGGCTTTGGCTGGCCTGATCGGTTAGATTATGTCAAATGGACCAAACAAATCGTCCGTCGTTTAGGATCTGACAGCCAAATTGGCCTGTTTGGCGTTTCGATGGGTGGTGCGACTGTGATGATGATGAGCGGCGAAAAACTGCCCTCACAAGTGAAGGCGATTATTGAAGATTGTGGCTATACGAGTGTCACCGATGAACTCGCGTATGAATTGAAGCAATTGTATCACTTGCCGAAGTTCCCGCTAATTTATACGGCGAGCTGGGTCGCAGACTGGAAGGCTCATTTTAACTTTTTAGAGGCGAGTTCAGTGAACCAATTGAAGAAGAATAAACTACCGATCTTCTTCATTCATGGGGCAGACGATACTTTTGTCCCCACGAAGATGGTGTATGAAAACTATCGGGCCACAACGGTCAAAGATAAAAAGCTCTGGGTCGTACCGGGTGCTAAGCACGGGGAAGCCTTAAACAAGCAGCCAGATCAGTATGAAGAAAAAGTAGCCGTATTTATGGCGTCACATATGAAGTAG
- a CDS encoding DUF1836 domain-containing protein, which yields MATTALATFKMTPWDQLPAMPIYMDQLLQLVNQALAPLALPAVTKTMVNSYVKQHFFSRPVGRQYQRNHVVAVMVVTILKQDFSLATISQAINGIRESRLVEKRYEAFAMAFEQTLHGQTVSVKPTDRTTQAVQLAAQTVAYHLLTQQTLA from the coding sequence ATGGCAACAACGGCTCTAGCAACGTTTAAAATGACTCCGTGGGACCAACTGCCCGCGATGCCCATTTACATGGATCAATTATTGCAATTAGTGAATCAAGCCTTGGCGCCACTGGCATTGCCAGCGGTAACGAAAACCATGGTGAATAGTTATGTGAAACAGCATTTTTTTAGTCGGCCAGTGGGGCGGCAATATCAACGTAATCATGTGGTTGCCGTGATGGTTGTCACCATTTTAAAGCAGGACTTTTCATTGGCAACGATTAGTCAGGCAATCAACGGCATTCGTGAATCACGTTTGGTTGAGAAACGCTATGAGGCATTCGCTATGGCATTTGAACAAACGTTACATGGGCAAACCGTGTCAGTCAAGCCTACTGATCGAACGACTCAAGCGGTGCAATTAGCTGCTCAGACGGTGGCATATCATCTATTAACCCAGCAAACTTTGGCATAA
- a CDS encoding nucleoside 2-deoxyribosyltransferase, which yields MNNVYLAAPFFDDAQQARIEQVKAALIANPTINSDGIFQPQEHQFEDEPFGSRAWQQYVYASDMRQVHRADLVVALLDFDMTSDNNEPDSGTMFEIGAAVAEKTPVLVVQFDADKQLNLMIAQGLTAYFDASKDGLQELATYNCDDLKSKPAKRPVF from the coding sequence ATGAATAACGTTTATTTAGCAGCTCCCTTTTTTGACGATGCGCAACAAGCACGTATCGAACAAGTAAAGGCCGCATTAATTGCGAATCCAACGATCAATTCCGATGGCATTTTCCAGCCACAAGAACACCAATTTGAAGATGAGCCTTTTGGTAGCCGTGCTTGGCAACAATACGTCTACGCTTCTGACATGCGCCAAGTCCACCGGGCAGATTTAGTGGTCGCACTCTTAGATTTCGACATGACGAGCGACAATAACGAACCTGATTCTGGCACAATGTTTGAAATCGGCGCCGCCGTCGCAGAAAAGACTCCCGTTCTGGTAGTCCAATTTGATGCGGACAAACAGTTGAACCTCATGATTGCTCAAGGTTTGACCGCTTACTTTGATGCCAGCAAAGACGGTTTACAGGAATTAGCCACTTATAACTGTGATGATTTGAAATCTAAACCTGCTAAACGGCCGGTTTTCTAA
- a CDS encoding LysR family transcriptional regulator, translating into MDLKYLDNFLALVKTQNFSEAADACYISQSSFSKRIKRLEGELGVPLFERTTRQVKLTPYGEIYLKYATKIKLLSEQAADEINRRHSEDSGLVIGGIPSINEYGILDLITGFMSSQQIRCRVKTGPSEDLEPMLANKTIDFAFVKDVQNGELFTQLPYTEDHLVAVLPKEHPLAQQKSVHIKQLATEDFIFQPVNSRPYELCVQICQKNGFTPNVIYADRIVENILNFVKKGLGVSLLMQKLVPADPDLVALPIEPTVVADINLCYLRQAKLNRYQQQFVDYFNGDRD; encoded by the coding sequence ATGGATTTGAAATATTTAGATAATTTTTTAGCCCTAGTCAAAACGCAGAACTTTTCGGAAGCGGCGGATGCTTGTTACATTTCACAGTCGTCCTTTTCGAAAAGAATCAAGCGCTTGGAAGGTGAGTTAGGTGTACCGTTGTTTGAACGGACCACTCGGCAAGTTAAGTTGACGCCGTATGGTGAGATCTATTTAAAGTACGCCACCAAGATCAAACTATTATCTGAGCAAGCGGCTGATGAAATCAATCGGCGGCATTCCGAAGATAGCGGTTTAGTCATTGGTGGTATTCCGTCAATCAATGAATATGGCATCTTAGATTTGATCACTGGTTTTATGAGTTCGCAACAGATTCGTTGTAGAGTGAAAACGGGGCCATCGGAAGACTTGGAGCCGATGTTAGCAAATAAGACGATTGATTTTGCCTTCGTCAAGGATGTTCAAAATGGGGAACTTTTCACGCAATTACCGTATACCGAAGACCATTTAGTGGCAGTTTTACCGAAGGAGCATCCGCTAGCGCAACAGAAAAGTGTGCATATTAAGCAGTTAGCAACGGAGGACTTCATTTTTCAGCCAGTCAATTCACGGCCCTATGAACTTTGTGTCCAGATTTGTCAGAAAAACGGTTTTACGCCCAATGTGATTTATGCGGATCGGATTGTTGAAAACATTTTGAATTTTGTCAAAAAAGGGCTCGGAGTCTCACTATTGATGCAAAAGTTGGTGCCAGCAGATCCAGACTTAGTGGCTTTACCCATTGAACCTACCGTTGTGGCGGATATCAATCTCTGTTATTTGAGGCAGGCCAAGTTAAATCGTTATCAACAACAGTTTGTGGATTATTTTAATGGTGATCGAGACTAG
- a CDS encoding neutral/alkaline non-lysosomal ceramidase N-terminal domain-containing protein produces the protein MLVGHARKDITPTAPFYLLGYKTPLRNQPAKGVHDHIFINALLFYDEKGDECFLATGDLLELEDVVAADIRQRISRQYGIAMDHVIIGVTHDHHSVRDYHRTWEFGKFSQSYYDFFVNSFLAAFEECRETLTDVTVQYGQREIFGYYSNRNHPNKPSDNAVSVIKFMQNGQAVAGIVNMAVHSTVLGPDNQYLTADLAGNTCAKLAEDWGFFPLMLIGCAADSSNRYERQGRDFSELERVTTGLSQAIAKIQTPKTIELGKIRTLTLSHEVVNDKKLYDEQLTQMIADLKSGAKKSVGSQPVAAIIEKCEGQLQQPQFHDLLSLQILDLGNLRLFIFPGELASAGAKLLRASTDKTVLIAGYCDGFHYYFLQAQDYGLSFETIGNPVPAGTFEEIIAKFVSGSRLLDVYEKNN, from the coding sequence ATGTTAGTTGGACATGCTAGAAAAGATATTACCCCAACCGCACCATTTTATTTGTTGGGCTATAAAACACCGTTACGCAATCAACCTGCGAAAGGCGTCCATGATCATATTTTTATCAATGCGTTACTTTTCTACGATGAAAAAGGTGATGAATGCTTCTTAGCTACCGGGGATCTGTTGGAATTAGAAGACGTCGTTGCGGCCGATATTCGACAACGCATCAGTCGCCAGTATGGCATCGCGATGGATCACGTCATTATTGGCGTCACCCATGACCACCATTCCGTTCGGGATTATCACCGAACCTGGGAATTTGGTAAGTTCAGTCAAAGTTACTACGACTTCTTCGTAAACAGTTTCCTAGCTGCCTTCGAAGAATGTCGTGAAACATTAACCGATGTGACCGTGCAATATGGTCAGCGTGAAATTTTCGGTTACTACAGCAATCGAAATCATCCCAACAAGCCATCAGATAATGCCGTCAGTGTCATCAAGTTTATGCAAAACGGTCAAGCCGTGGCTGGCATCGTTAATATGGCCGTCCACTCCACCGTGTTAGGTCCAGATAACCAATATTTAACCGCAGATTTAGCCGGCAATACCTGCGCGAAACTCGCTGAAGATTGGGGCTTTTTCCCCTTAATGTTAATTGGCTGTGCCGCGGATTCTAGCAATCGCTATGAACGCCAAGGTCGTGACTTCTCCGAACTAGAACGGGTCACAACGGGTTTATCACAAGCGATTGCCAAGATTCAAACGCCTAAGACCATCGAGCTGGGCAAAATTCGAACTTTGACTTTAAGCCATGAAGTGGTTAACGATAAGAAGCTTTATGATGAACAATTGACTCAGATGATTGCGGATTTGAAGAGTGGCGCTAAAAAGTCGGTTGGGTCACAACCAGTCGCTGCCATCATTGAAAAATGTGAAGGCCAACTGCAACAACCGCAGTTCCATGACTTACTCAGTCTACAAATTCTGGATCTTGGTAACTTACGGCTTTTCATTTTTCCAGGCGAGCTAGCTTCAGCTGGTGCTAAGTTGCTCCGCGCTTCCACTGACAAAACCGTCTTGATTGCTGGGTACTGCGATGGGTTCCACTATTATTTCCTACAAGCTCAAGATTACGGCTTATCGTTTGAAACGATTGGTAATCCAGTCCCCGCGGGTACCTTCGAGGAGATCATTGCAAAATTTGTCAGTGGCAGTCGCTTACTAGATGTGTACGAGAAAAACAACTAA
- a CDS encoding beta-glucoside-specific PTS transporter subunit IIABC translates to MDYKPLAKDILENVGTKSNVQSITHCVTRVRFVLKDESQANDAAIKNLDGVLDVVKQGGQYQVVIGPSVGSVYEAILAVAKFPDSVVAGNDTAAPTGGDDDEKGFLNKALGLISSIFIPVLGLLSGAGMIKAILSLCTVTGLLTDKSGTYIILSALGDTLFYFFPVVIGWSAARKFGLKEIYGVTLGAFLVYPTLATAASSTAVSTIFKGTIFALKYKLTFLGIPVALQSYASTVIPIIIIVWFASYVYKYCDKVIPDVLKMVFVPFFTLLIAGIVSLIIIGPIAMILQNILSDTVLWLVGLNKGIAGFLLGFFWSILVMFGLHWAVIPFFAIDVAHYGYDVINPLIFAGGLAVLGSAVGVAIRARDERVKSMSVAAAISAFFGINEPALYGVLIPRKKILLSSFTAAGIGGAIAGFSGSKLYSFGASGILGLPCFINPKGIDAGFIGLCLSGVIAFAIALVAALVLGAKKDAADPKQAQKAVEHSDVYAPVAGESFDLTTVNDDVFSKLILGDGIAIKPSEGNVYAPAAGVIRVAYPTGHAVGMVTDDGEELLIHIGIDTVNLQGKHFKMHVNQGMRVKKGELLVEFDEPAITAAGYDTTVMMVVTKTDRLKSVMPTQFGPVTKDTKVLNVELKELTTDADTAAIASH, encoded by the coding sequence ATGGATTACAAACCATTAGCTAAAGACATTCTTGAAAATGTCGGTACCAAAAGTAACGTTCAAAGCATTACCCACTGTGTCACCCGAGTGCGATTCGTTTTAAAAGACGAGTCCCAGGCCAACGATGCCGCCATCAAAAATTTAGATGGTGTGCTGGATGTGGTGAAGCAAGGTGGTCAATACCAAGTGGTCATCGGTCCTAGTGTTGGCAGTGTTTATGAGGCTATTTTAGCCGTTGCAAAGTTTCCAGATAGCGTCGTTGCCGGTAATGATACCGCAGCGCCAACTGGTGGCGACGATGATGAAAAGGGCTTTTTGAACAAAGCCCTCGGTTTAATCAGTTCAATCTTTATTCCCGTTTTAGGCCTATTGTCTGGCGCCGGGATGATCAAAGCGATTCTTTCACTTTGTACCGTCACTGGCCTCTTAACTGACAAGAGCGGTACTTATATTATTCTAAGTGCTTTAGGTGACACGCTATTCTACTTCTTCCCAGTCGTCATTGGCTGGAGTGCCGCTCGTAAGTTTGGTTTGAAGGAAATTTATGGGGTTACCTTAGGCGCATTCTTGGTCTATCCAACCTTGGCAACTGCCGCCAGCAGTACCGCCGTTTCAACCATTTTCAAAGGAACCATCTTTGCTTTGAAATATAAATTGACCTTCTTAGGAATTCCGGTCGCATTACAGTCATACGCTAGCACGGTCATTCCTATCATTATCATCGTTTGGTTCGCAAGCTACGTTTACAAGTACTGCGACAAAGTCATTCCAGATGTTTTAAAGATGGTCTTTGTCCCCTTCTTCACACTACTCATTGCCGGAATCGTTAGTTTGATTATCATCGGCCCAATCGCCATGATTTTGCAAAACATCTTGAGTGATACGGTTCTCTGGTTAGTTGGTTTGAACAAAGGGATTGCCGGTTTCCTGCTTGGTTTCTTCTGGAGTATTTTGGTTATGTTTGGCTTACATTGGGCCGTTATCCCATTCTTTGCCATCGACGTTGCGCACTATGGCTACGATGTGATCAACCCCTTGATTTTTGCTGGTGGTTTAGCCGTTTTGGGCTCCGCAGTTGGGGTTGCAATTCGTGCTCGCGATGAACGTGTCAAGAGTATGTCTGTCGCTGCTGCCATTTCAGCCTTCTTCGGGATTAATGAACCAGCCCTTTACGGTGTCTTGATTCCACGTAAAAAGATCCTGTTATCTTCGTTCACTGCTGCTGGGATTGGTGGGGCCATCGCTGGCTTCTCTGGTTCAAAACTTTACTCATTCGGTGCGAGTGGGATCTTAGGCCTACCTTGTTTCATTAATCCTAAAGGGATCGATGCTGGTTTCATTGGTTTATGTCTCAGTGGGGTCATTGCCTTTGCAATTGCTTTAGTTGCCGCCTTAGTCTTAGGCGCTAAAAAGGATGCTGCTGATCCTAAACAAGCTCAAAAAGCCGTTGAACATAGTGACGTTTATGCCCCAGTTGCTGGCGAAAGTTTCGATTTAACGACCGTCAACGATGATGTTTTCTCAAAATTGATCTTAGGTGATGGGATTGCCATCAAGCCTAGTGAAGGCAACGTTTACGCACCAGCTGCTGGCGTTATCCGCGTCGCTTATCCGACCGGCCATGCCGTGGGGATGGTCACAGATGATGGTGAAGAACTCTTAATTCATATCGGGATTGACACCGTTAATTTACAAGGCAAACACTTTAAAATGCATGTGAACCAGGGGATGCGGGTCAAGAAAGGTGAATTGCTCGTTGAATTTGACGAACCAGCCATTACCGCTGCAGGCTACGACACAACTGTCATGATGGTCGTCACCAAGACTGATCGGTTGAAGAGCGTTATGCCGACCCAATTCGGTCCAGTTACAAAAGACACTAAAGTTTTAAATGTTGAATTAAAAGAATTGACGACTGATGCGGATACCGCAGCAATCGCAAGTCACTAA
- a CDS encoding amidohydrolase family protein, with protein sequence MIIDANVYWLPAELFTDEQLQQKFVQAVNHGHDSKATVSQLPDGSKKFVIEEPIGQSSLDYFQNDYTLDHQLHDMDAGHVDKAVLKLPGCQEWLDLDLCKIFNRAVAKHVQASHGRMVALATVPPYDTPENLAELDYAIDELGLNGLQLSTHYQDGYLDNPAYRSFFKHVAAKKIPVYIHHSPVPIEYESIKDYENLRRSYGRCEDQIIAISREVFSDLFEDLPDLKLIHSMLGGGYFTYKTMFLPHDSGNGRFDTNTSSVQDRLENNIFYEVSHAQPWGPDNLEIAMKVLGANNVIYGSSYPVKTAWMTEGPAMIQHLNVAATDREQVLAGNAERLYNL encoded by the coding sequence ATGATTATTGATGCCAATGTCTACTGGTTACCAGCCGAGTTATTCACTGATGAACAGCTACAACAAAAGTTTGTGCAAGCCGTTAATCACGGCCATGATTCTAAGGCCACCGTTAGTCAATTACCTGATGGCTCGAAAAAATTCGTGATTGAAGAACCCATCGGTCAAAGTAGCCTAGATTATTTTCAAAATGACTATACGCTTGACCATCAACTTCATGATATGGACGCTGGCCACGTTGATAAAGCCGTGTTGAAGCTACCCGGTTGTCAAGAATGGCTGGATTTAGACCTATGTAAGATCTTTAATCGCGCTGTGGCGAAGCACGTCCAGGCTAGTCATGGTCGGATGGTCGCATTAGCTACGGTTCCCCCTTATGACACGCCGGAAAATTTGGCGGAACTGGATTATGCTATTGATGAACTAGGCTTAAACGGCCTTCAGCTCTCAACACATTATCAAGACGGCTATCTCGACAACCCAGCTTACCGGAGCTTCTTCAAGCACGTTGCGGCAAAAAAGATTCCCGTTTACATTCACCATTCACCCGTTCCAATTGAGTACGAATCGATCAAGGATTATGAAAATTTACGGCGATCCTATGGTCGTTGTGAGGACCAGATCATTGCGATTAGTCGTGAAGTCTTCAGTGATCTGTTCGAAGACCTACCTGACCTAAAGTTGATTCACTCGATGCTGGGTGGCGGTTACTTCACGTACAAGACGATGTTTCTTCCACACGATTCCGGTAACGGCCGCTTTGATACGAATACCAGCAGTGTTCAGGACCGCTTGGAAAACAACATTTTCTACGAAGTTTCACATGCACAGCCTTGGGGTCCTGACAACCTCGAAATTGCGATGAAAGTTCTCGGCGCGAACAATGTCATTTATGGTTCCTCTTACCCAGTTAAAACGGCTTGGATGACGGAAGGTCCGGCGATGATTCAGCATTTAAACGTTGCCGCAACTGACCGTGAACAAGTTTTAGCCGGTAACGCTGAACGGTTATACAACCTATAA